The genomic region AACACTAGCAGTTGGGATTCATAGTTTTGTGCGTTGAGCGATCACCAGGCAACTGTGATGATCACTCAATGCATGAAATTGAGTAACACTTGTCTCAACAAATTCTCTTCAATACTTCGCTCAGTCCACCGGACAAAGAGCATAAATATTCAACTGTGAGGAGAGGAACAGGAAGATAGGAGAGGGACAGGAGGGGTGAAGCAAGGAGGAGGGGAGAGTAGGAGTGATGAGAACATAAATGATATATTAGTgttgtaatttatatttaaactgaAGCAAGTGCTTGTTATGTGTGTGTGCAATAGTTTTGATGCACAtgggaaaagaaataaaacatccTTTCAAATAGTAAATGACCAAAAAGATGTTTGCCACCACTTTGGAAACTTACAGTGTTTCACTTTCTTTCTGTATTTGTAGGAAAAGATGGAAGGTGAAGGTGGTGCTACTCAGGAAACGGGGGAACAAAATCTACCGCCTGAAACTACTGAAGTCAATGGGGACACGATAGCACCCATTATAGATCGAAAAGAAGCAGTTAAATTACGCGACGAGGGCACCGAGGTAATGGTGAACGgtgacgacgacgacaacgacAGTATGAACGTCTCTCTGGACACCCAGACACAGACGCGAGAGGACGAATTCCCTCCAGATGAATATGGGGCGGGGCCGACGACTGGTGACGACCAATCGAAAGAAGGTGGTCTTGGACCCGGGAAAGAAGGCGAAATGTCACAGGAGCTGCAacagaaggaggaggaggaggagggagaggaaaACAAAGGTAGTGGTAATAATGAAGTAGAGGGCGCTGTTGTTGACGATGAAAAGGAAGATTCGTCGGAGGGTTACGGAAGCCAGGACGCCGACAAGGCTCTGGAAAATGAAGGAGACGGAACCGAGGAGCCCGGAAAGGATGATGGACAGGTGGAATCAGAGAAGGAACCAGAGGTAGCCCTGTCGCAAGACGAAGGATTAGCATCCCCAGAGGTAGAAGATAGTCAATTGGTAAGCACAAGTAATTCTGACCAGACCCTAGAGCAGGAGGAGGGGGGTCTGGTCGTTGATGGTGATGTGGTTGATCATGATGGTAATGTAGGGCTAGTAAATGTTCATCATGCACTGGAGTATCATAAACCCTCCTCGTGGTTAGGTAACAGTGACACCTCGGTAGTAGGGCCAGACCACATAGTTGACGACACAGAACAAACATTGGATACACTTGAACCTTGCACCACCAAACACAAACAAGTACCGACTGATAACGTCGACGAACAGAGAATAATATCGGGAACAAACATCATTCTGTCTTACCACAATATAAACACAAATCAAACAGATGCACACAATGATTTAGACAAATCTATACCAAATATTTCGAGAATCGACAAGGAGGAAGGGCCGGATGTTGACACCGAAGGCATGACCTCGCCGCCTCCGCCCGGACAGTTCAGCCCCCCAAATAGTCAAGGAATGATTCATGGCGATCAGACCACGGCTGGAGTACTTGGCATTAACCAACAGATTGAAACCGATACAGCAGGTGAGGGTAGacaaacgaacatagatttcaaATTGGAGTTTAACGGATCAACCTGTGATAATCAGAAAGATACAGCCTTTATCGAAGGGGAAGAGGTACAGGGAAGTAACAGCAAAGCAGCAACGTTGGACGTAGATTTACAGTTGCCTGTGAAAGAAGACATTGCAATTATGGAGGATATTACACAGAGTGACAAATTGACGGTTGCTACGGTTACTCATTCAGTGGCAGTGGAAGAGGCTGCCCCCAATGGTGAACAAGTGATGACTTCTTCACAACTCAGCGAGCAACTCCTGGAAGCACACGCAAACAAAGAAGAGAGCTTGGAAATCACTGAAAAGGAACaaaaagaaggagaaggaggagaaatATCCCACAGCATGAATGCTGGTAATCAGTTGCAAGTATTTCAGGAATGTGACTCAAAAGAAAGTGAGTTATTGGACCTTGATCAGGAGGAATTAGATCAAAACAACAAGTTAGGAGAGCCAGGCATGACAGAACCCAAAGGAAGCTCAGAGGGAGAGAAAGATTTGGGAAACCCTCTCGTGGAAGAGACCGTTGTCAATTTTGTGGATCAAGTCTTGAGTCATGCGATTGAACAGGTTTCTGTGGGAAAAGGACATGGTGATTTCGAACCGGGGCCTGAACAGAATAGCGAGGAATTGCTGGAAACAGACCAGACGGTTGTGAAGAAACTGTCGGGAGATGATCAAATAGTAGTAGAATCTAAGATGTCAGAAATAAGTGAAGAGTCAAAGTTTGACGAAGAAAAGGCTGTGAGTGcggatttggattggtcgaaaAATGCAGAAATGGATCAAAATTGTAACCTAGAGTTGAACATAACGGCCAAGGTAGGGGAAAAGGACACACCTGATGTTGTGGACGATTCAAATAGGTCGGGGGGTACAACCTCGCCGAAAGAGCAAATTGCAAACGAAGGCAAAGAAACTCGCACTAAAAGATGGTCAGTCCCATCGGGGCAATTTACCGCTGGGAACTTCAGTTATGCAGATGCACAAAGAAACGACGACCATTCGGATAAAGACCGTGAAAGTGAGTCAACGCACACAGGGTATAAGAAATTTGGGCCAGTGAAGTTTAGGCCTTCGTCACAATTGTCGAAGGACGCCAAATGGAGGCGTACTTCAATAGGAGTACCCCGTGGCTGGAACGCTCCCCCTGTGGACTTAATCCTACCCGTCCCGGAATCTGGCCCAGAAGTGGCTCCGGAAACGACAGAATCGTCGATAAAACCCGATGAGGTGGGTCCCAGCTCGATCACCTCAGACCTCTCCATATCTTCTGGATCCTCGGTAAGTCTTCAATCTTCTATTTCAAATGATATTCCCAAAGTTCAGGAAGAGACAGATTTGTACAGAGCAGAGCCCATGGTACAGGCCATAGTCGAAGAGGACAATTTTTCGACACCCCCTCCACCCGTCGAGGGTCAAACTCATATCGGATTCTCCTCCCTCCAGATGACTTCCGATAGTACAAAAGTCGAAAACACCGGTCCTTCTGTGACGTCGTCCGCGAGCGATTTGGATCCGTCGTCTCCATTAGGTGTCGTAAGGAGAGAAGGTCCCATCTCGCCCGCCCAGGGAAACTCTCCTTCTGAATTTGTGAGGAAGACACCTCCACTTAGCCAAAAAGTAGAGGTCTATGAAATCAAGGAGGATTCCCTTCTGAGCCCGACTGGGTCGGAGAGGCGACAGCAAGGTTTCCACAAACGATCCGCTACCGTGGGAGACTCGCCCCAGAAATTATCGAAGGCAGAAGAAGAAAGACAGCAAGTGCTCGCTGCTTTGAGGGTCAAGAGACCGGTCAAGAACAAGTGGCAAGGTCAAGTTGAAttggaagagaaagaaaaagaaaaagtagtAACACTGGACGAGAAGCCTCTACAGAGCCTCCAAAAGTACGAGGAACGCCGAAAACGACAGGGGCAGTCCAAATCGTTTGATCTAGGAATGACTAATAGCAAACTTTCTGAAGCCAAACCTCTTGAGTTAAACAAAGAGGACGAAAATGTGGGGGTAGAGGAGAGCGATGCATCGGGACCATCCAGGCGACAGAGACCTCACTCTCTAAATATCGACGACGACGGCAATCCCGAGGGCGTCTCCAGAGGGGACTATAACTATCGTGAGGATGCCCTCTCGCCAAATGGGGACACCTGTAGCAGCGGTTACACGTCGGGGCGTTCCACACCAGCCGGCGAAGACGCCAGCAGGCTTCTTTCCTTACCCAAGACCGGCGGAGTTCCAGCCGATTCGGCGTTCTACAAGGAGTACCAAAAGCTTGTGGCGCTCGAAGGAGACCAGGTTAGATAATCAAGTGCTTTAAAAACATGGCTACACTAATATCAAAAAAATCTTATATGGTCAAAACTAAACACTCATCAcaacttgtcactctttcaattaaaaaaaaaaactaacatcctcactttaatttaaaaagaatggGGCCTGCCAAATTTTCTTTGCATTGCATGGAGAAGATGGGTAACTAATAacatccctcccctcccaccaaCACCCCCACCGCAAGTAACTGCATGCTACACTGTAACTCGTTGCATGTCAGTTACCAGAGGTTGCATGAAAACTAATGTAAGTTAAACGTACAGTAATAATGCCTTTGTATCTGCTACTGTTTGAAGGTTACTATCAttggtgtgtgtgtttgtgtgtgtgtttgtattcatCTTCTGTTCTTTTCACCTAAAGTTTCATCAAGTTACTAAACATTTTATGTGAGGTGTTATATTCAGAGGAACGATCTAACAGGTTTggtgttcttatttttttttggggggggaggggggctgctACACACCTCCAACCTTGACTATTATATTTTTGtacgttttgtttgtttgtatgtatttcttTGCAATGTTTGGTCACAGACCTCATGAAAAGCTGTAGTTAAAAATGTCCAAGTTATCTGAAAGCAGACATTTTCAATCTTGCACGGTAAGACTTCTTTTCAGAGAAACATGTCACACAAGGAGATTTCTTCTTGAAATTTCTGTCCATGCTACCAGAATGTTTCATGTTTAGTtcagcaataaaaaaaattgaaaaaatggaaaaactgcTATTAccaacaaagaaaacagaaaaaagaaacatagtaaaataaaataaaataaacaaaaggagAGAAGATTAGGCAATCAATCTAttcagaaagaaaatgaaacttaaCTTCCTTTTGATATGAGATaaattactctttttttttttaaatacctcTATTAAAATTTCCTTCTGTTTAGTCTCCCAAAGTTGACAGTTTCATTATGACTTGATGGATCTGGATATTATTATTAGGATTACTTTGGTGCTTACTCATGATCACTGTCTATGGGCATTAATTATCATGCAGTGGTACATGTACATGTTATTGTGTGTCAGCTTGTATCCTCCGGCCAATTGAATGAATTCAGGTAAGGATTTGGATATTATCTTCTCTGTACATCTCGTACATGTAGTGTTTTCAAGGGAATTCCCGCTGGCTGAAGCTCATCACTTTGCAAACGgttctgaattttttttagtCAAACCCACATCGTTGCATTTTGTATcaaaaagatatgaatttttgtaaattttggtgaCATTTTTGCACTTTTGCATTTTTGCATCTGGCACCAACAgaatgaatgacgtcatcaggCCAATTGATgtgaaaatgtctttttttctttaaaataatttccatcatttatctacagagggAAATAATAATTTCTACAATagagttgcattttgatgaaaattttgatgaaaaactctatagaacattgacagctaGACCCATTACTTCAATTGGTATTAGATTTCAAGGGTATATGAACAATAAGATTATAATAGCATTAGTCATGCATCTAAAGAATAGTTGCCCAGATGAAATCAAAGATCACCACTGTGATTAACTTCCTGAGGTAAAAAGAGATGTTTTAACCGGTCAAACTTGGTACATTCAATCAAGCGTATCTCAATTTACTGACAAGGTATGGAGATGGGGTTTAAACTAGCAGTGTGAAATATCTTTCCCTTCAATCTCAGTTTTACTGTGTCTGCCACCGGAATATTCCTTTGAGATTGCTACTTGTTGATGCTTTAATTTTCTGGTGTTATCCTATTCTTTCATTGGCTCTGCGCTGAAGGGGCTGTTTCTTGTGCTATTGTGAGTGCTATTGATCAAATGCAATTCTTGTTACCCGGTGAAAGCCTCTGGTTGGTTTGTACAGTAATGCAAAATTTATCAGAAATAGCTTCAAATATACGCACTGTAATTTTTCTTTGGAACGGTTTAAGCATTTACTCTCCTAGACCGTTCCACCCCATCCCCCTTCCTGGCGTACCCCTTTCATTATCCATGAGGTTGAGATGTATTTGCTCAGACAATTAAACATCTGATTGAGAGAAAATTGTATTGAGGATTGAATTAAAATGCTGGAATAAAAACATTCTGCTTTAGCGACATTATTTGACATTCTAGCAGGGTGAACTTTCTGATAGCTGAAATCGACACTTATTGCTGAGATCTCCTGTATAGTACATAGCAAATTAATGCGCTTCCGAAGCATCCAATATCAGTACAAAATTGGGAGTTGTTAAACATGGACATGGGGTTGGCTCTGAGCGGGAAATTGCTTTTGTGATGGCAAGAAAATACACGATGGCGTTCAAACAGGACTTCAGGGAGCATAAGTTGATATTCTGGCATAATTGGAATAACAATGTGATACTGATGAAAGTTAAAAGTATTCCCATAGGATAGCAGATACATCAATGTGCTGCAAAGGAAAGTGGCGAGACGTGTCTGTGATTATTTCATCAGCCAACTGACATCGAATGACAATACGTTTGTACCGTaacaaatatcataaataaaacaacGAGAATGGTATAAACATTGAAATAACCGATGTACAATAGTATTGTACATCTATACTATATACATCATATGTAGTATAGATAAACAGATATAACCAGAGTACAGATGATGGCAATCGACAATGATTCCAATGTGGTTGATAAGGAGCCAGAGGATTCTCAGACTTATTACCCTAAAAAAATGACACCATTTTGTCTGTTGAAGGTTGAAACCAAAAGTTTTTTAATGTCATGGTGTCCTTGCATCTTTTAGTGCTTAGTTacctgtatgtatatatttatatatatatatatatatatatatatatatatatatatatatatatatatatatataattgaaatcgtagtgagtcagaaaatcaagaacagtattaaaaacttccagcctccaccgggattcgaacctgggcctcccactttatatgcggacaccctatatatatgtgataattGTTGGTTTTGTTCTTGTTATAGTACAACAGTGTATGTCATTTGAATTTGGTGATGTCTGTATGGGTATCGATAGTATTAAAACTGATTGTGCAACAAAAGATCCCCCATCTTTAATCGCATGAATCCATCTTCCAGGATCGGATGCTCTTTACTGCAATTGTCTGACTTATTGATCTGCACTGTAAAGTTACTCAATCATTCTAAACCACACTAACTCATGGTCGTTTGATTGGTAAATAACAACCGGAACTAATCTCTCAGTTATCATCATCGATGGTTAATCATTATAACATCTTGATTTTGTGTTCACTTGTTGTAATTTTATTGGAAGGTGCACTAATAACTTTATATATGGTTTTTAAAATTTCCAAACTTTCCAAGAATTTATATCTCCTTAATCATGTTATAGCGTTAGGTTTGATTACATGAAAATATATCAGGTACAGTTTGTTGCTTAATATTGCAGTTAAGGTGgtttgaggggagggggttgggataggggggttgggtgggaagTGAAAAGAGGTGTGCTAtcttgaaaaaaatgtttctggCATACATTAGTTGTTTTAGAAACTTTTCAAaccaatttcaatatatattaacaaattgACCAATTTGAAAGgaatttctatttatttttttcttcaaaacatgccttagaaaaacaaaatcatcgTATAAACAGTTACCTTTCTAATCCAAACAACTTGCTTGTCTCTGTGCCAGGTGATTTCCACATACTTGTGTGAcccttcatatatatatgtatgggaTAGTGTGGGGTAAAATAATATCTATTGATTCAACTTGGAATAGGGCCAATGCCATTAGCTTCCTCTCTGGTTACAACACAGCCAGCAATTTggtgtttattttcattttgaaagagaTAATTATTCCTGTGATTATGAATAACTGTGTACAAATCTAACCAGTGATTGACCTTGTTAAGAGGCAATTGTCTCTCAGCAGTTGAAAGGTGAGTTGCTATGTGAAATAGAAATGGCAAAAAGCAGTAGCTGTGTGAGTATGTGACCAGTCGTTAATGCCTCATAATTAGTCTAAAATTCGAGGATGGACTTAACAGacacaaaattaactttgagaTCTTGTAGACAGTTAAAAGAAAACACTGCTATCGGTGGATGTTGTATCATATAACAGTTTtgatttttgagaaatgatacTTTAAAAAATAGCTGAGGTTCattaattaaagtgactggattgcatagtctaatacacaggtcattttaggtcaatTTAGGTCATTACCTCAGTTGCAACACAAAAATTCAATGGGAAAATCATTGATACTTTGAATGACcttaaatgacatgtttacaagtgTAGCGCAGATTTGTCAAGGGGGAAAAATGGTATTGAATATGATCCAAGCAAGGGTGCTTTTGCTGTTTATATGAAGGTTACAAAGACAAATGTTTTTGGTTAAGTTTCAATTTTGGAATTTAGAAAACATTGATGTGACAACGTTAACAGTAAGATGTAACTTGTAAGGAGCGTTCCAGAGATTTATAGCATGTTTAAAGGTGGATATTTTGTAAAACCGGAAATAGCtagtagctactgtacagttcaACATGACTATCATCATTTCATAGACTACGTGTAcaaacatatcaagactaaaattgtCTGCTTAAAGTCATTCTTTAAGGTTGTAGCTTCTATTGCTCTCTTATGGCCTATCCTGTGTATTGATCCATTGATCAATTGATCAGTGATATTGAAAATCTATCAGAAATAATCTTGCCCTCTGCTCTGACTAATGACTTTCTCTGGCCCTTATAGGAAATAAGAGCACCCTGCTATACCTTTGCTCAACAGTTTAAAGTCTGTGTACATGCAATAATTTTAGGGCTCCACCTCTGCTTATTCCTGGAACCAAACATGCTTGTTATACTAAATCTACACCACATTGTCTGCACTTGTTTCATAGGGCTTCTGTGTTTATTTGATCCTATATTGTATGAGTCGATTTAAAGGTGTTTATCTCTTGACTGGTTCTTCCTTTTGGGCAAAATGTGGCCTTCTGATTAAACAATTGAAACATGTTTTCCTGGTAAGGGATTTTAGCCAGTTTACTAGTAATCCTTGTTATTCTAAAATCACAaaactcaaaagaaaaaaaggatggAATTTTTATTCTGGGGAGGAACAAACAACAGTTCTTCCTTCTGGAACATTAAGTAACCAATGATCTAAAACGGTGCATTTAACAGTCCTTTTATGGTCCACCATCCATACACCAgagataaaaaaacaaaaataacctGTTATTGACAAATTGCAAAGTTGTTTGGGTCTCGAGGTGCATGGAAGCGTAACGGAAGATTTCAGAGACATTCTCTTTTGTGACATACAAATTTAAAGGAGCATATCCTTGCTGCATTAAAGTTTACTGGCTAACTTAGGATGTGATGATATTTTTGAGGTATCCATTGCCTTTAATTGTTGCTATTTTCCTGTGTGAGGTTGTAATCAGTGCCAACATTGTTCTTGTAGTGCAAGGTCAAAACATCACCTCCAAATCTCCTAAtttatctccccccccctccacaatgAACTAGCCAACTATAAGTATAATGTTGGATGATGTGTAATACTTTTCATACCTAATCGTGATTTGTGGAATGATATGCTCACAAATACTGTTTTCTTGTGTTCACTCCGAATCGTAAGATGTGAGTTGCCAACAGCTTCTTCCAGGAAAATAAACTGGAAATATAATACCATACATTACTGACAGTTTGCCAAACTTAAAGGTTCAATATATGACATGTTACGTGAATACACAGAGATATGGCTTGTTAAAACTTCTCATTGTTTTGGTAGTTTCACTGCATACAAATTGATCAGGCCAACAGACAATTGGAGAACTCCCCACCCACACTGCCCCCTATCCAGTTTAACATGGAAGCATGGTTGTATGCAGGATTGTGCATAATACCAAGGGTTACCTTAGCCTACATCTTTTATGTAATTGTGCAATGGGCATACATTACAGAACAACTGTAAAGAttcatgaacaaaacaaacaaaaacactgATTTTGTTTTACATGTGTGTTTAAAAAGGAAAGGAACAGAAAgataaaagcaaaataaaacatgGTTTTACTTGAGTCTTGCTTTAACTTTGATTCGATGTCTGATTAGCCAAGGTTGAGTAAGTTTGGAGATCTGTGTGGGCCTCTGCTCTCTGTTAGATACAGCTACTTGCTTTAGGATCTCTTGAATAGATATGGTTAGGTTTATCCAACAAGGGTAAATGCGTAAATATTTGTCCAATGATTAACATCCTCTCTGTGTTGTAAGacctttattttctttccaGTTTCAAATCAAATGATGGCAAAGATGAATAGTTTTTTCTAGGATGTATACCCCTGGTTATCTGTAGGCAATTggtaaaatgaaatatgaaaaaatcagttcatgaaaattcacatatatattccAGAAAGACTCAAACTGATCATCCTTGGtcaaaacattttcttgctATCCTCAAAAGTATTTTTCCTTCTAAGTTTTAGCCTTTTCTAGAAATTTATGTCAATTTATAGCTTGGTGGTTAATTCCCACCCACTTCCCCCCCTCCATTGTATTTGGTTATGCAACTCTTGGTCAGACACAGAAGCATATCTTATTATCTAAGTTTAGCAATAACTagaaaaaaagtttttcacTATGGTCTTTCACCTGAAATTGAAACTTTGCAAATCCATATTCTACTGTACTGTCTCTTCTGTTGTGTGTGCACCACATATTTATCACACACATATAAGCCTtgtccccccctccctccccctccttatGGTTACAAcaatttgaaaaagagaatCGTTTGCTTTTCTGTGTGAAGTGTATACATGCACAGACAATATTAACTTTAATCTTTAACACAgttctgtttgtttttatacAAGACGGATTTCATACAAACAATTTCAAAACCGTGGGACGAAAATAAGAAACATCCTACTTTACAGTTAAAGCTCTTTTGAATGTGGTTGGGAAAACTAGATTTTATTATGCCTTATTTCCACAGAAGTGGAACTATAGAGTGGTATGTGTTGCCTCTTGATGGTAGTAAAAAAGGCTATTAAAACTGTGTTTTATGTCTTACCCTAGTATCATACATTCTGTTGAAGGTGTGAGAGGAACAACTTGACTATGTTCAAGTCGTATTTTACATAAATGGgaaagaaatagaaagaaaataatggGCAAAGAAGCAAACAGCAGCTTTGATAAATTTAATGAACTGATCGCAAAAAGTCAAATATGTTGGAAAAACCGGTTTGCAGCAGCTCTGGATTCCATGCGATTTGAAAACAgagaaaatatgtgaaaaaGTTTA from Apostichopus japonicus isolate 1M-3 chromosome 2, ASM3797524v1, whole genome shotgun sequence harbors:
- the LOC139981236 gene encoding uncharacterized protein, whose protein sequence is METTEDPFLKAWEARERSPSPTVPSGPSTDPWGNVATGAEGAIIQGNQTGTVHAEQERPLSAAEVPFDQFFQQCNNPTESAIPNTNNSHGTDLGNGGFDDDFGAWSETDVLFKSGLLDQEFKTVSVTAEEDDLWSSADLSSLNLSLQSQSFVSHDDCKRRTEDEVVSAERGAFQHTDVIVSSEVAGNGDDDSGINDDGINRPLSSTPKSHRGKIRNQTVGIKPGLDQNLFGSAGDGNINQEENRVNVDSGVAVRHVTHTNAVEEATAGNSKTVDTGEFGVSHSSLLPGSTTRTVNASIDTAQNSVVSNSEAFSVNAQSRSLDSASREESRTCGNPKAHSRDRIPSIVVDSTSGTFLEKTDPKTKMGNILDSDKEEQEKMEGEGGATQETGEQNLPPETTEVNGDTIAPIIDRKEAVKLRDEGTEVMVNGDDDDNDSMNVSLDTQTQTREDEFPPDEYGAGPTTGDDQSKEGGLGPGKEGEMSQELQQKEEEEEGEENKGSGNNEVEGAVVDDEKEDSSEGYGSQDADKALENEGDGTEEPGKDDGQVESEKEPEVALSQDEGLASPEVEDSQLVSTSNSDQTLEQEEGGLVVDGDVVDHDGNVGLVNVHHALEYHKPSSWLGNSDTSVVGPDHIVDDTEQTLDTLEPCTTKHKQVPTDNVDEQRIISGTNIILSYHNINTNQTDAHNDLDKSIPNISRIDKEEGPDVDTEGMTSPPPPGQFSPPNSQGMIHGDQTTAGVLGINQQIETDTAGEGRQTNIDFKLEFNGSTCDNQKDTAFIEGEEVQGSNSKAATLDVDLQLPVKEDIAIMEDITQSDKLTVATVTHSVAVEEAAPNGEQVMTSSQLSEQLLEAHANKEESLEITEKEQKEGEGGEISHSMNAGNQLQVFQECDSKESELLDLDQEELDQNNKLGEPGMTEPKGSSEGEKDLGNPLVEETVVNFVDQVLSHAIEQVSVGKGHGDFEPGPEQNSEELLETDQTVVKKLSGDDQIVVESKMSEISEESKFDEEKAVSADLDWSKNAEMDQNCNLELNITAKVGEKDTPDVVDDSNRSGGTTSPKEQIANEGKETRTKRWSVPSGQFTAGNFSYADAQRNDDHSDKDRESESTHTGYKKFGPVKFRPSSQLSKDAKWRRTSIGVPRGWNAPPVDLILPVPESGPEVAPETTESSIKPDEVGPSSITSDLSISSGSSVSLQSSISNDIPKVQEETDLYRAEPMVQAIVEEDNFSTPPPPVEGQTHIGFSSLQMTSDSTKVENTGPSVTSSASDLDPSSPLGVVRREGPISPAQGNSPSEFVRKTPPLSQKVEVYEIKEDSLLSPTGSERRQQGFHKRSATVGDSPQKLSKAEEERQQVLAALRVKRPVKNKWQGQVELEEKEKEKVVTLDEKPLQSLQKYEERRKRQGQSKSFDLGMTNSKLSEAKPLELNKEDENVGVEESDASGPSRRQRPHSLNIDDDGNPEGVSRGDYNYREDALSPNGDTCSSGYTSGRSTPAGEDASRLLSLPKTGGVPADSAFYKEYQKLVALEGDQTSISNQESGLKPVVPRESEPAPEQEEQFDADGQRKSYVKSAVKMREKTGTRVNSHVVKQSRISFVEQEVLRHKQQEEEFRREREMRNQERMRQGKPPSPSSLSPPDSAGNSRLQSPTSPEPPTTTMTKPVKAPIKPTNSKAKAVYQELKYNPKTGGGNRSNAMVKQWESKFK